Proteins encoded together in one Acanthopagrus latus isolate v.2019 chromosome 19, fAcaLat1.1, whole genome shotgun sequence window:
- the pdss1 gene encoding decaprenyl-diphosphate synthase subunit 1 gives MAGPWWRQCRRWSTNVTSTGLFETLWQYNVRSVSVSASSLGRTSWSSRPGNEWRPSALPTQKKLQTLNLTSTITRHRSRFLDPTLQSCCCRTIHSDAKPKDPFMLAQKDLKSLYDDIRKELFVSKELKHLCDYYFDGKGKAIRPMIVVLMARALNIHSNRSGDLLPGQRTIAMISEMIHTASLVHDDVIDGSDKRRGKRTINEIWGERKAILAGDFILSAASMALARIGNITVVKVLSQTIEDLVRGEFMQLGSKEDENERFKHYLEKTFKKTASLIANSCKAVSILVNSDPEVHEIAFQYGKNVGIAFQLVDDVLDFTSGASQLGKPCAADLKLGLATGPVLFACQQFPELHAMIMRRFTFKGDVDKAWQYVLQSDGVQQTTFLAQRYCQEAIRQLSMLRPSAERDALIRLTEMVLTRDK, from the exons ATGGCGGGTCCGTGGTGGAGGCAGTGCCGCAGGTGGAGTACGAACGTTACGAGCACGGGCTTATTTGAAACCCTGTGGCAGTACAACGTCAGGTCCGTGTCCGTGTCCGCGTCCTCTCTGGGGCGGACGTCCTGGAGCTCCAGGCCGGGGAACGAG TGGCGGCCATCAGCACTACCAACACAGAAAAAGCTGCAAACTTTAAACTTAACCTCAACTATCACCAG ACACCGGTCACGGTTCCTCGATCCCACACTACAGTCTTGCTGCTGCAGAACGATACACAGCGATGCCAAACCCAAGGACCCGTTCATGTTAGCCCAGAAAGATTTAAAAAGTTTATACGACGACATCAGGAAG GAGCTTTTTGTATCTAAAGAGCTGAAACATCTATGTGACTACTACTTCGATGGCAAAGGCAAAGCCATCCGACCCATGATAGTCGTCCTGATGGCCCGGGCGCTCAACATCCACAGCAACAGATCTGG GGATTTGCTCCCGGGGCAGAGGACCATAGCTATGATCTCAGAGATGATCCACACTGCCAGCTTGGTGCACGACGACGTTATAGACGGATCAGACAAACGGAGGGGGAAGAGAACCATCAATGAAATTTGGGGTGAAAGAAAG gcGATCCTGGCTGGAGATTTTATCCTCTCGGCGGCGTCCATGGCCTTGGCTCGTATTGGTAACATAACGGTGGTAAAGGTGCTCTCCCAGACTATCGAGGACCTGGTGCGAG GTGAATTCATGCAGCTGGGCTCCAAAGAGGACGAGAACGAGAGGTTCAAACACTACCTCGAGAAAACCTTCAAGAAGACAGCAAGTCTTATTGCAAACAGTTGTAAAGCA gtaTCCATTCTGGTGAATTCTGATCCGGAAGTTCATGAAATAGCCTTCCAGTACGGGAAGAATGTTGGCATCGCATTTCAG TTGGTGGATGATGTCTTAGACTTCACGTCGGGGGCCAGTCAGCTGGGGAAGCCCTGCGCCGCAGATCTCAAACTGGGGTTGGCCACCGGACCGGTCCTGTTTGCCTGTCAGCAG tTTCCTGAGCTCCATGCAATGATCATGAGACGCTTCACCTTCAAAGGAGACGTAGATAAAGCCTGGCAGTACGTCCTTCAG AGCGATGGAGTGCAACAGACCACCTTCCTGGCCCAGCGCTACTGTCAAGAAGCCATCAGGCAGCTCAGCATGCTGCGGCCGTCGGCAGAGAGGGACGCCCTCATCAGGCTCACTGAGATGGTGCTTACTAGGGACAAGTGA
- the LOC119008651 gene encoding protein adenylyltransferase SelO-like, protein MCCTISTVVFALVAAASFSPVHVLEFCQSTDRDCHSHDRTTSDSIKSRWNMSASNLIQDLEQFRVSCKKLLEAFPVDEVDGNFVRTVKNCIFSKSIPTPLKGPLRLAAVSKDVIEGILDVDMAVTQSDEFLQYASGGRLLPGSVPLAHRYGGHQFGYWAGQLGDGRAHFLGQYTNRKGEVWEMQLKGSGKTPYSRSGDGRAVIRSSVREFLCSEAMHFLGVPTSRAASLIVSEEPVIRDQFYNGNVRTERGAVVLRLARSWFRIGSLEILSESGEIDLLRKLLNFVIDEHFSSIESDDPNKYLVFYSTVVNETAHMIAQWMSVGFAHGVCNTDNFSLLSITIDYGPFGFMEAYNPDFVPNTSDDEGRYRIGAQANVGLFNLEKLLTALSPVLSKKQQKEAKIILKGYADIYQMRFHQLFTAKLGLLGDEEEDGYLIAFLLKMMEDTRSDFTTTFRQLSEVSVEQLHNNNFAQMWALEDLSTHKLFSDWLNMYLLRLRGQRNDNDSDRQHRMRNVNPRYVLRNWMAESAIRKAERNDFSEVELLHHILSSPFVTQETAEQAGYAARPPLWAERLKVSCSS, encoded by the exons ATGTGCTGTACGATCAGCACAGTAGTGTTTGCTCTAGTAGCAGCAGCCAGTTTCTCACCTGTACATGTCCTGGAGTTCTGTCAGAGTACTGACCGTGACTGCCACAGTCATGACAGAACAACATCAGACAGCATCAAATCCAGGTGGAACATGAGCGCTTCAAACCTTATACAGGACCTGGAACAATTCAGAGTGTCCTGCAAGAAGCTCCTAG aaGCATTCCCAGTAGATGAGGTTGATGGTAACTTTGTTCGCACTGTTAAGAACTGCATATTCTCCAAATCCATTCCAACTCCACTGAAAGGCCCGTTAAGACTGGCAGCAGTTTCGAAG GATGTCATTGAGGGGATCTTAGATGTAGACATGGCTGTAACGCAGTCCGATGAGTTCCTTCAGTATGCCAGCGGTGGAAGACTGCTGCCAGGATCTGTACCACTTGCGCACAGATACGGAGGTCATCAG TTTGGCTACTGGGCAGGACAGCTGGGCGATGGTCGAGCACATTTTCTCGGTCAGTACACCAACAG GAAAGGAGAAGTATGGGAGATGCAGCTTAAAGGCTCTGGAAAAACACCTTATTCAAG GTCCGGAGATGGTCGAGCTGTGATCCGTTCTTCTGTGAGGGAGTTCCTGTGCAGTGAAGCCATGCATTTCCTGGGTGTCCCCACCAGCAGGGCTGccag TCTAATCGTAAGTGAGGAGCCGGTGATCAGGGATCAGTTCTACAATGGCAATGTGAGGACAGAGCGAG GAGCTGTTGTTCTCCGGTTAGCCAGGTCATGGTTTCGGATTGGATCTTTAGAAATTCTGTCTGAAAGTGGAGAGATAGATCTCCTGAG aAAGCTGTTGAACTTTGTGattgatgaacatttttcttcaATTGAATCAGATGAtccaaataaatatttg GTGTTTTATTCCACAGTTGTGAACGAAACAGCACACATGATCGCTCAGTGGATGTCGGTTGGGTTTGCACATG GTGTGTGCAACACAGACAACTTCAGTCTCCTCTCTATCACCATCGACTACGGGCCGTTTGGTTTCATGGAGGCTTATAACCCCG ATTTTGTCCCCAACACCTCTGATGATGAGGGCAGATACAGAATAGGAGCCCAGGCCAACGTCGGCCTGTTCAACTTGGAGAAGCTGTTGACCGCTCTCAGTCCTGTGCTTTctaaaaaacagcagaaaga GgctaaaatcattttaaaaggatATGCTGATATTTACCAGATGAG GTTTCACCAGCTATTCACAGCTAAACTGGGGCTTCTAggtgacgaggaggaggacggctACCTCATCGCCTTCCTGCTGAAG ATGATGGAGGACACTCGGTCAGACTTCACCACGACCTTCAGGCAGCTCAGTGAAGTTTCAGTTGAGCAGCTTCACAACAACAATTTCGCACAG ATGTGGGCCCTTGAAGACTTATCGACCCACAAGCtcttctctgattggctcaACATGTACCTGCTGCGGCTCAGAGg TCAACGAAATGATAATGATTCAGATCGTCAGCACAGGATGAGAA ATGTGAATCCAAGATATGTGCTGAGGAACTGGATGGCAGAGTCTGCAATAAGAAAAGCTGAGAGGAATGACTtttctgag gtggagctgctgcaccacATCCTGTCCTCTCCCTTTGTTACACAAGAGACTGCAGAGCAGGCGGGCTATGCAGCAAGACCTCCACTGTGGGCTGAGAGGTTAAAGGTCAGCTGTTCCTCTTGA
- the LOC119008650 gene encoding amyloid beta A4 precursor protein-binding family B member 1-interacting protein, giving the protein MDDIDAMFSDLLGEMDLLTQSLGQETAPPEPLPSTDEEVNFSKCLTDLNESLHELEDNDLDALMADLVADLEATEEKLAADKQGLKLPSPPPPDLPPPPQGPSTHPAPFLPSPTSPAGSTSSNVSTPASSATSPLPPPPPQSAKPSMEEIEAQMKADKIKLALEKLKEAKVKKLVVKVLLNDGSSKTLMVDERQNVREVLDNLFEKTHCDCNVDWSLCETNPELNLERTFEDHENLVEPLLAWTRDSENKILFQERPGKNEVFKNPQNFYLWKKDKRSLKEIKDKDKELLIQENFCGTSIIVPDLEAVMYLKEDGKKSWKQRLFQLRASGIYYVPKGKTKSSRDLVCFVQFDNLNVYYGKDFKSKYKAPTDFCFVLKHPQIQKESQYIKYLCCDDAWTMNLWVTGIRIAKYGVSLYENYKTAEKKAAVSSAWTNRSTPSSSNPSTPSPTIKAKSPSQANGHAPKPQPGPVSQDFENVPPPPPPPPPPMADVLPPPPPDPVLPAPPPLAAKKSLKSASPQRHLPSNFPLPPPAMDNLPPPPPPPPIDDGPEAPPDFLPPPPPITGFGSLPPPPPSMSSLPPPPPPASFGGMDQSLPPPPPDPGFLPPPPPQPMYTGAGGVPPPPPPPPPPPAAAPRAALRPTGSVKKVPPTPPKRTTPSLQGGGGGGGGDFMSELMMAMNKKRSDH; this is encoded by the exons ATGGATGACATCGACGCCATGTTCAGCGACCTGCTGGGGGAGATGGACCTCCTCACTCAG AGTCTCGGCCAGGAAACAGCACCTCCCGAGCCTCTCCCCAGCACCGACGAGGAAGTCAACTTCTCCAAATGCCTCACCGACCTGAATG AGTCCCTCCATGAGCTGGAGGACAATGATCTGGACGCTCTCATGGCTGATCTGGTGGCCGACCTCGAAGCGACGGAGGAGAAACTTGCAGCCGACAAACAAGGTCTGAAGTTGCCGTCGCCGCCCCCGCCTGACCTGCCGCCACCACCACAGGGCCCGAGCACACACCCTGCACCCTTCCTCCCTTCCCCGACGTCCCCTGCGGGCAGCACCAGCAGCAACGTTAGCACCCCGGCCTCCTCTGCCACCTCCCCTTTACCACCTCCGCCTCCTCAGTCTGCAAAGCCCTCGATG GAGGAGATCGAGGCTCAGATGAAAGCAGACAAGATCAAACTCGCTCTTGAGAAGCTCAAGGAAGCTAAAGTGAAGAAG TTGGTGGTGAAGGTGCTGTTGAACGACGGCAGCTCCAAGACTCTGATGGTCGACGAGAGGCAGAATGTGAGGGAGGTTCTGGACAACCTGTTCGAAAAGACTCACTGTGATTGCAACGTGGACTGGAGTCTGTGTGAGACCAACCCTGAACTGAACCTGG AACGGACGTTTGAAGACCACGAGAACCTTGTGGAGCCTCTCTTAGCGTGGACGAGGGACAGCGAGAACAAAATCCTCTTTCAAGAGCGGCCGGGAAAAAATGAGGTCTTCAAAAACCCGCAG AACTTTTATCTATGGAAGAAGGATAAGAGATCgctcaaagaaataaaagacaaggACAAAGAGTTATTAATACAg gagaacTTCTGCGGCACCTCCATCATCGTGCCAGATCTCGAGGCCGTCATGTACCTCAAAGAAGACGGCAAGAAGTCCTGGAAGCAGCGGCTCTTCCAGCTGAGGGCCTCGGGAATTTATTACGTTCCCAAAGGGAAAACTAAG TCGTCCCGTGACCTCGTCTGCTTTGTCCAGTTTGACAACTTAAACGTCTACTATGGCAAGGACTTCAAGAGCAAATACAAGGCTCCGACCGACTTCTGCTTCGTTCTGAAG CATCCTCAGATCCAGAAAGAGTCTCAGTACATCAAGTACCTGTGCTGCGACGATGCTTGGACCATGAACCTCTGGGTAACCGGAATACGTATCGCAAAG TACGGTGTGTCGCTGTATGAAAACTATAAAACAGCCGAGAAGAAGGCTGCTGTCAGCTCGGCGTGGACGAACCGCAGCACTCCATCAAGCTCCAATCCATCAACGCCCTCGCCCACCATCAAAG CTAAATCACCAAGCCAGGCCAACGGTCACGCTCCCAAGCCCCAACCAGGACCTGTTTCTCAG GACTTTGAAAAtgtcccacctccacctccaccccctcctccaccaatGGCTGATGTccttcctccaccacctccagaCCCAGTCCTCCCTGCTCCACCTCCTTTGGCCGCCAAGAAATCCCTCAAATCTGCTTCCCCACAGCGACACCTGCCATCCAACTTCCCTCTACCTCCACCTGCAATGGAcaacctccctcctccaccgccACCTCCACCCATTGACGACGGCCCAGAGGCCCCGCCAGACTtccttccacctcctcctcctattACTGGCTTTGGTTCactgccacctcctccaccgTCTATGAGCAGCCTACCACCACCGCCTCCCCCAGCTAGTTTCGGGGGTATGGACcagtctctgcctcctccaccacccgATCCAGGGTTTttaccaccacctccacctcagccAATGTacacaggagctggaggagtcccaccaccacctcctccgcctccacctcctcctgctgctgcaccaagAGCGGCGCTGCGGCCTACAGGCTCGGTGAAGAAGGTTCCACCTACTCCGCCAAAGAGGACTACACCAtcgctgcagggaggaggaggaggaggaggaggagacttcATGTCAGAACTGATGATGGCCATGAACAAGAAGCGTAGCGATCATTAG